A DNA window from Doryrhamphus excisus isolate RoL2022-K1 chromosome 2, RoL_Dexc_1.0, whole genome shotgun sequence contains the following coding sequences:
- the alad gene encoding delta-aminolevulinic acid dehydratase isoform X2, with protein MQTPVQSIIHSGYFHPTLRHWQTCATDLRAESLIYPIFITDNVDAVEPIASLPGQARYGVNKLEGMLRPLVENGLKCVLIFGVPAQIAKDDRGSGADTDDTPAVTAVKKVRSLFPDLLVACDVCLCPYTSHGHCGILNEDGSLNNDASCLRLAEVALAYARAGCHIIAPSDMMDGRVGAIKQALLANGLGNKVSVLSYSAKFASCYYGPFRDAAQSKPAFGDRRCYQLPPGARGLALRAVERDVKEGADMLMVKPGLPYLDIVRDVKDKFPMHPLAVYNVSGEFAMMWHGAQAGAFDLRAAVMEAMTAFRRAGADIIITYYTPQLLSWLKE; from the exons ATGCAGACGCCGGTGCAGTCCATCATCCACAGCGGCTACTTCCACCCGACGCTCAGACACTGGCAAACCTGTGCCACAGATTTAAGAGCGGAAAGTCTGATCTACCCTATTTTTATAAC AGACAATGTTGATGCAGTGGAGCCCATTGCTAGCCTGCCGGGACAAGCCAG ATATGGGGTAAACAAACTGGAAGGGATGCTGCGACCACTTGTAGAGAACGGCTTGAAATGTGTGCTGATCTTTGGGGTGCCTGCACAAATAgcaaag GATGACAGAGGGTCAGGAGCAGACACAGACGACACACCGGCCGTCACAGCGGTGAAGAAGGTGAGATCTTTGTTCCCAGACCTGCTGGTGGCGTGTGATGTCTGCTTGTGTCCCTACACATCCCATGGACACTGTG GTATCCTCAATGAAGATGGTTCTCTGAACAATGATGCCAGCTGTTTGAGACTGGCAGAAGTGGCGCTGGCCTACGCCAGAGCTG GTTGTCACATAATTGCGCCCTCTGATATGATGGACGGCAGGGTCGGAGCAATAAAACAAGCTCTGCTGGCTAATGGTTTGGGAAATAAG GTGTCAGTGCTGAGCTACAGTGCAAAGTTTGCCTCCTGTTATTATGGTCCTTTCAG AGATGCTGCACAGTCCAAGCCAGCTTTTGGGGACAGACGCTGCTATCAGCTCCCGCCTGGAGCGAGAGGGCTTGCACTTCGAGCTGtg GAGCGAGATGTGAAAGAAGGGGCTGATATGCTGATGGTGAAACCAGGTCTGCCATATCTGGACATTGTCAGAGATGTCAAGGACAAG TTCCCCATGCATCCACTGGCTGTGTACAACGTGTCGGGGGAGTTTGCCATGATGTGGCACGGAGCACAAGCTGGTGCGTTTGACTTGCGAGCTGCTGTGATGGAGGCTATGACTGCTTTCCGCAGGGCAG GTGCTGACATTATCATCACCTACTACACCCCTCAGCTGCTCAGCTGGCTGAAAGAGTGA
- the tmem203 gene encoding transmembrane protein 203, with translation MLFSLRELVQWLGFATFELFLHLLAFLVFSMLVALRADMFTPTLSWWLVFVPLFAADGLSTYFTAIVSTRLYQENEKRLAVLRLLWVLTVLSLKLVCEVLLCQKLAEQEQARDLWFGLIVSPLFILLQLLMIRACRVN, from the coding sequence ATGCTGTTCTCTCTGCGTGAACttgtccagtggctgggctttgCCACCTTTGAACTCTTCCTCCACCTGCTAGCTTTTCTGGTCTTCAGCATGCTGGTTGCCTTGCGAGCCGACATGTTCACACCGACCCTCAGCTGGTGGCTGGTCTTCGTCCCCCTCTTTGCCGCCGACGGTCTCAGCACCTACTTCACTGCCATCGTGTCCACCCGGCTCTACCAGGAGAACGAGAAGCGTCTCGCTGTCCTGCGGCTCCTCTGGGTGCTGACGGTGCTCAGCCTGAAGCTAGTGTGTGAGGTTCTGCTGTGCCAGAAGTTGGCGGAGCAGGAGCAAGCCAGAGACCTTTGGTTCGGCCTTATTGTCTCGCCACTGTTTATTCTTCTGCAGCTGCTAATGATACGAGCGTGCCGGGTCAACTGA
- the alad gene encoding delta-aminolevulinic acid dehydratase isoform X1: MQTPVQSIIHSGYFHPTLRHWQTCATDLRAESLIYPIFITDNVDAVEPIASLPGQARYGVNKLEGMLRPLVENGLKCVLIFGVPAQIAKDDRGSGADTDDTPAVTAVKKVRSLFPDLLVACDVCLCPYTSHGHCGILNEDGSLNNDASCLRLAEVALAYARAGCHIIAPSDMMDGRVGAIKQALLANGLGNKVSVLSYSAKFASCYYGPFRDAAQSKPAFGDRRCYQLPPGARGLALRAVERDVKEGADMLMVKPGLPYLDIVRDVKDKFPMHPLAVYNVSGEFAMMWHGAQAGAFDLRAAVMEAMTAFRRAVQGVPRLSPEDSWDKLQHHPRP, translated from the exons ATGCAGACGCCGGTGCAGTCCATCATCCACAGCGGCTACTTCCACCCGACGCTCAGACACTGGCAAACCTGTGCCACAGATTTAAGAGCGGAAAGTCTGATCTACCCTATTTTTATAAC AGACAATGTTGATGCAGTGGAGCCCATTGCTAGCCTGCCGGGACAAGCCAG ATATGGGGTAAACAAACTGGAAGGGATGCTGCGACCACTTGTAGAGAACGGCTTGAAATGTGTGCTGATCTTTGGGGTGCCTGCACAAATAgcaaag GATGACAGAGGGTCAGGAGCAGACACAGACGACACACCGGCCGTCACAGCGGTGAAGAAGGTGAGATCTTTGTTCCCAGACCTGCTGGTGGCGTGTGATGTCTGCTTGTGTCCCTACACATCCCATGGACACTGTG GTATCCTCAATGAAGATGGTTCTCTGAACAATGATGCCAGCTGTTTGAGACTGGCAGAAGTGGCGCTGGCCTACGCCAGAGCTG GTTGTCACATAATTGCGCCCTCTGATATGATGGACGGCAGGGTCGGAGCAATAAAACAAGCTCTGCTGGCTAATGGTTTGGGAAATAAG GTGTCAGTGCTGAGCTACAGTGCAAAGTTTGCCTCCTGTTATTATGGTCCTTTCAG AGATGCTGCACAGTCCAAGCCAGCTTTTGGGGACAGACGCTGCTATCAGCTCCCGCCTGGAGCGAGAGGGCTTGCACTTCGAGCTGtg GAGCGAGATGTGAAAGAAGGGGCTGATATGCTGATGGTGAAACCAGGTCTGCCATATCTGGACATTGTCAGAGATGTCAAGGACAAG TTCCCCATGCATCCACTGGCTGTGTACAACGTGTCGGGGGAGTTTGCCATGATGTGGCACGGAGCACAAGCTGGTGCGTTTGACTTGCGAGCTGCTGTGATGGAGGCTATGACTGCTTTCCGCAGGGCAG tccagggtgtaccccgcctctcgcccgaagacagctgggataagctccagcaccacccgcgaccctag